From one Luteipulveratus mongoliensis genomic stretch:
- a CDS encoding SDR family oxidoreductase, whose translation MSVALITGGSAGLGLALTRALADQGWTVITDGRDADRLHAATADLHGVVAIPGNITDAGHKDELVAAVERAGGLDLLVQNASTLGRLPMRPLRETTIPELRDLWQTNIGAPLILTGALLPHLTAARGVLMSITSDAAAEHYETWGLYGASKAALEHVTLTFAAENPDITAYAVDPGDMRTQMHQDAFPGEDISDRPLPDAVVPHLLELLAQHPESGRYKAADFPPSAGRVDGAPAESYRDQGALA comes from the coding sequence ATGTCTGTCGCACTCATCACCGGCGGTTCGGCCGGCCTCGGCCTCGCTCTGACCCGCGCGCTCGCCGACCAGGGCTGGACCGTCATCACCGACGGCCGCGACGCGGACCGCCTGCACGCCGCCACTGCCGACCTCCATGGAGTGGTCGCGATCCCGGGGAACATCACCGACGCCGGCCACAAGGACGAGCTGGTCGCCGCCGTCGAGCGCGCGGGAGGACTCGACCTGCTCGTCCAGAACGCCAGCACCTTGGGCCGCCTACCGATGCGGCCGCTGCGCGAGACCACCATCCCTGAGCTGCGCGACCTCTGGCAGACCAACATCGGCGCGCCGCTGATCCTCACCGGCGCGCTGCTGCCGCACCTGACGGCCGCCCGCGGCGTGCTCATGTCGATCACGTCGGACGCGGCCGCCGAGCACTACGAGACGTGGGGTCTCTACGGAGCCAGCAAGGCCGCACTCGAGCACGTGACGCTGACCTTCGCGGCCGAGAACCCCGACATCACCGCGTACGCCGTCGACCCCGGCGACATGCGAACCCAGATGCACCAGGACGCCTTCCCGGGCGAGGACATCTCCGACCGGCCACTGCCGGACGCCGTCGTCCCGCACCTGCTCGAGCTGCTGGCCCAGCACCCCGAGTCCGGTCGCTACAAGGCCGCCGACTTCCCTCCCTCCGCTGGTCGAGTAGACGGAGCGCCAGCGGAGTCGTATCGAGACCAAGGAGCCCTCGCATGA
- a CDS encoding MFS transporter, whose amino-acid sequence MRTPLSGNGIARLVGFLVCVELASGVLQGYYTPLYTDIARHLSIHDADVNWFEAAQLVVSALLVPLLARLGDIVGHRTVLLWSTAATAAASWCVAIAPSFGTFLVAWALQGFYVVWLPLEIAIIHGRTKGDARRTRVGAGVLVAALEVGVILGAGVAGALAGGPPMTVILAMPAVAVSLSFVAVWFGVGASEQRGGGTVDWVGFVHLTGALALMMAGLILLRLQGTGSVWPWLVILGGAALTGPFVRHELRVAEPLVDMRVLGQREQWPLQLTAGLFGASVLGAQIPLSTYARTDPAETGYGLDASAGMVSVLVAAYVLAMALGAGLLPWAAARLGPRITLVGGCGLVGLGYLLFLPWHDHLANLLANMLLVGVGSGVLVAALPAAAAAAAPITRTGFATGMTNTTKTIGGAVASSVFAIALASTGSLDEPSDHAPLHGYYVVWSVCAATALAAGITLLLSRTRTPAVPLVE is encoded by the coding sequence GTGCGAACGCCGTTGTCCGGCAACGGAATCGCCCGACTCGTCGGATTCCTCGTCTGTGTCGAGCTCGCGAGTGGAGTGCTGCAGGGCTACTACACGCCGCTCTACACCGACATCGCGCGACACCTGTCGATCCACGACGCAGACGTCAACTGGTTCGAGGCCGCCCAGCTGGTCGTCTCAGCACTCCTCGTACCTCTCCTCGCGAGGCTCGGCGACATCGTCGGTCACCGCACGGTGCTGCTCTGGTCAACCGCCGCGACAGCTGCCGCGTCCTGGTGCGTGGCCATCGCGCCGAGCTTCGGCACCTTCCTCGTCGCGTGGGCGCTGCAAGGCTTCTACGTCGTGTGGCTCCCCCTGGAGATCGCCATCATCCACGGACGGACCAAAGGCGACGCGCGTCGTACGAGAGTGGGCGCCGGAGTGCTCGTCGCCGCCCTCGAGGTCGGCGTGATCCTCGGTGCCGGTGTCGCCGGCGCGCTCGCCGGCGGTCCACCGATGACGGTCATCCTCGCGATGCCGGCTGTGGCCGTCTCGCTGTCGTTCGTCGCGGTGTGGTTCGGGGTCGGGGCATCCGAACAGCGCGGTGGCGGCACCGTCGACTGGGTCGGCTTCGTTCACCTCACCGGAGCTCTCGCGTTGATGATGGCCGGCCTGATCCTGCTGCGGCTCCAGGGCACCGGCAGCGTCTGGCCGTGGTTGGTGATCCTGGGCGGGGCAGCGCTGACCGGCCCGTTCGTCCGGCACGAGCTGAGGGTGGCTGAGCCGTTGGTGGACATGCGGGTTCTCGGCCAGCGTGAGCAGTGGCCCCTGCAGCTGACGGCCGGCCTCTTCGGAGCGTCCGTGCTGGGCGCCCAGATCCCTCTGTCGACATACGCCCGCACCGATCCGGCCGAGACCGGCTACGGCCTGGACGCGTCCGCGGGCATGGTCTCGGTGCTCGTGGCGGCGTACGTCCTCGCGATGGCTCTGGGCGCGGGACTGCTGCCCTGGGCGGCCGCGCGTCTCGGCCCCCGGATCACGCTCGTCGGCGGCTGTGGACTGGTCGGTCTCGGTTATCTGCTGTTCCTGCCGTGGCACGACCACCTGGCCAACCTGCTCGCGAACATGCTGCTCGTCGGTGTCGGCTCCGGTGTCCTCGTGGCTGCTCTGCCGGCCGCGGCGGCGGCTGCTGCGCCCATCACCCGGACCGGCTTCGCGACCGGAATGACCAACACCACCAAGACGATTGGCGGTGCGGTGGCCTCGTCGGTCTTCGCGATCGCGCTGGCGTCGACGGGTTCACTCGATGAGCCGTCCGACCATGCGCCGCTGCACGGCTACTACGTCGTCTGGTCCGTCTGCGCGGCCACCGCCCTGGCCGCCGGCATCACCCTCCTGCTCTCCAGGACCCGCACTCCAGCCGTCCCGCTGGTCGAGTAG
- a CDS encoding DUF805 domain-containing protein, whose protein sequence is MDYYTSVIKRYVDFSGRARRKEFWMYTLINWIISIVLSIVDKIIGTDFGNGGGLLAGLYALAVFLPSLGVAVRRLHDTNRSGWWVLIGLIPVIGFIVLILFWIKEGDPHPNEHGPDPKAGERALPAAG, encoded by the coding sequence GTGGACTACTACACATCGGTCATCAAGAGATACGTGGACTTCAGCGGCCGCGCACGCCGCAAGGAATTTTGGATGTACACCCTGATCAACTGGATCATCTCGATCGTGCTGTCGATCGTCGACAAGATCATCGGGACGGACTTCGGCAACGGGGGCGGGCTCCTGGCCGGCCTGTACGCGCTGGCCGTCTTCCTGCCCAGTCTGGGCGTTGCCGTGCGACGACTGCACGACACGAACCGGTCCGGTTGGTGGGTGCTCATCGGCCTGATCCCGGTCATCGGGTTCATCGTGCTGATCCTGTTCTGGATCAAGGAAGGGGACCCGCACCCGAACGAGCACGGACCCGACCCCAAGGCCGGAGAGCGAGCCCTCCCCGCCGCCGGCTGA
- the bioB gene encoding biotin synthase BioB: MTAPTTTASILDRAREQVLDRGVALDQAQILEVLQTSDDDLEALLALAHDVRMKYNGPDVEVEGIVSLKTGGCPEDCHFCSQSGQFTSPVRSVWLNIPELVRAAEQTRQTGASEFCIVAAVRGPDERLMTQMREGVAAIRAAVEINVAASLGMLTQEQVNDLVDMGVHRYNHNLEAGKSYFPNVVTTHSWEERWDTCTMVKDSGMELCCGGLVGMGETLEQRAELAFQLGELEPHEVPLNFLNPRPGTPFGDLPPMESSDALRTIAAFRLALPRTILRYAGGRELTLGDLGTRDGLLGGINAVIVGNYLTTLGRDPREDLSLLDDLKMPIKALNETL, encoded by the coding sequence GTGACCGCGCCAACGACGACCGCGTCCATCCTCGACCGTGCCCGGGAGCAGGTGCTCGACCGTGGCGTGGCCCTCGACCAGGCACAGATCCTGGAGGTGCTGCAGACCTCTGACGACGACCTGGAGGCGCTGCTGGCGCTGGCCCACGACGTCCGGATGAAGTACAACGGCCCGGACGTCGAGGTCGAGGGCATCGTGTCGCTCAAGACCGGCGGCTGCCCCGAGGACTGCCACTTCTGCTCGCAGTCGGGACAGTTCACCTCGCCCGTACGCTCGGTCTGGCTCAACATCCCCGAGCTCGTCCGCGCCGCGGAGCAGACGCGGCAGACGGGCGCCTCGGAGTTCTGCATCGTCGCTGCGGTCCGCGGGCCGGACGAGCGGCTGATGACCCAGATGCGCGAGGGCGTCGCCGCCATCCGAGCTGCCGTCGAGATCAACGTCGCCGCCTCGCTCGGCATGCTCACCCAGGAGCAGGTCAACGACCTGGTCGACATGGGCGTACACCGCTACAACCACAACCTCGAGGCCGGCAAGTCCTACTTCCCCAACGTCGTCACCACCCACTCGTGGGAGGAGCGCTGGGACACCTGCACCATGGTCAAGGACTCCGGCATGGAGCTGTGCTGCGGCGGGCTCGTCGGCATGGGCGAGACGCTGGAGCAGCGGGCCGAGCTGGCGTTCCAGCTGGGCGAGCTCGAGCCGCACGAGGTGCCGCTCAACTTCCTCAACCCCAGGCCTGGTACGCCCTTCGGTGACCTCCCGCCCATGGAGTCGTCCGACGCGCTGCGCACGATCGCGGCCTTCCGCCTGGCTCTCCCGCGCACGATCCTGCGGTACGCCGGTGGGCGCGAGCTCACCCTCGGCGACCTCGGCACGCGGGACGGTCTGCTCGGAGGCATCAACGCAGTGATCGTCGGCAACTACCTGACGACCCTCGGCCGCGACCCGCGCGAGGACCTGTCGCTGCTGGATGACCTGAAGATGCCGATCAAGGCGCTGAACGAGACCTTGTGA
- the thiD gene encoding bifunctional hydroxymethylpyrimidine kinase/phosphomethylpyrimidine kinase: MTVPIVLSIAGSDPSGGAGIQADLKTFSALGAYGCAAMTALTAQNTQGVTGIHVVPTDFVRRQVETLIADVRLDTVKIGMLASAANADAVGSLIASLACPVVLDPVMVSTSGSRLLDEDAMAAVRRLVPLVDVVTPNLHEAAALLGGGVAEDLDAMSVQARRLIDEVGAQRVLLKGGHADGANAVDVWADSSDLVELTAPRIATPNTHGTGCTLSSAIAALRPAYDEWLPAVRAAKTWLTGALQAADDLAIGHGPGPVHHFHALWPAEARSAEARSAHDVRLAEQRR; the protein is encoded by the coding sequence ATGACCGTCCCGATCGTGCTGTCCATCGCGGGCAGCGATCCGTCCGGTGGTGCGGGCATCCAGGCGGACCTCAAGACGTTCAGTGCACTCGGCGCCTATGGCTGCGCGGCGATGACTGCGCTGACTGCGCAGAACACGCAGGGCGTCACCGGAATCCACGTCGTACCAACGGATTTCGTACGTCGTCAGGTCGAAACCCTGATCGCGGACGTGCGCTTGGACACCGTCAAGATCGGCATGCTCGCCTCGGCCGCCAACGCGGACGCGGTCGGCTCGTTGATCGCCTCGCTCGCCTGTCCGGTGGTGCTCGACCCGGTCATGGTGTCCACGAGCGGGTCCCGTCTGCTGGATGAGGACGCCATGGCGGCCGTACGCCGGCTGGTCCCGCTGGTCGACGTCGTCACCCCCAACCTGCACGAGGCTGCAGCGCTCCTCGGCGGTGGTGTCGCGGAGGACCTGGACGCCATGAGCGTCCAGGCTCGCCGGCTCATCGATGAGGTCGGCGCGCAGCGCGTGCTGCTCAAGGGTGGCCATGCTGACGGCGCGAATGCCGTTGATGTGTGGGCGGATTCGTCGGACCTGGTCGAGCTGACCGCGCCGCGGATCGCCACCCCCAACACGCACGGGACCGGATGCACACTCTCGTCGGCCATCGCAGCCCTGCGACCGGCGTACGACGAATGGTTGCCCGCCGTGCGCGCGGCGAAGACGTGGCTGACGGGGGCGTTGCAGGCAGCTGACGACCTCGCGATCGGCCACGGCCCCGGACCGGTCCACCACTTCCACGCTCTCTGGCCGGCGGAGGCGAGGTCAGCGGAAGCGAGGTCAGCGCACGACGTGCGGCTTGCGGAGCAGCGGAGGTAG
- a CDS encoding tyrosine-protein phosphatase yields the protein MTKPAWIDLDGLANMRDLGGLPTQDGGQIQPGRLVRSDNLQELTDADIETLLEHGVTDIVDLRSKAELQMTGPGPLIDLESLTHHHHSLFADDDIAVEDALVLPWADRVEEERDDNHWTSHYLGYLAERPDSVSDALRVVARAEGAAVVHCAAGKDRTGTVVALALSAVGVSDEDVTADYLATTERIEGIVERLQATPAYADNLRDRPMSDHIPDPETIPRLLDAVRRTAGSVPAFLKATGWSDEDLEQLRRRLTDPAG from the coding sequence GTGACGAAGCCTGCCTGGATCGACCTCGACGGACTGGCCAATATGCGTGACCTCGGCGGTCTCCCCACGCAGGACGGCGGCCAGATCCAGCCCGGCCGACTCGTGCGCTCGGACAACCTGCAGGAGCTCACGGACGCCGATATCGAGACGCTCCTCGAGCACGGCGTGACCGACATCGTCGACCTGCGCAGCAAGGCCGAGCTCCAGATGACCGGGCCCGGGCCGCTCATCGACCTGGAGTCGCTCACGCATCACCACCACTCGCTCTTCGCCGATGACGACATCGCGGTCGAGGACGCACTGGTGCTCCCGTGGGCCGACCGGGTCGAGGAAGAACGCGACGACAACCACTGGACGAGCCACTATCTCGGCTACCTCGCCGAGCGGCCTGACTCCGTGTCGGACGCGCTGAGGGTCGTCGCCCGCGCCGAGGGTGCTGCCGTCGTGCACTGTGCGGCGGGCAAGGACCGCACGGGAACCGTTGTCGCGCTTGCACTTTCGGCAGTCGGCGTCAGCGATGAGGACGTCACCGCGGACTACCTCGCGACCACGGAGCGGATCGAGGGGATCGTCGAACGCCTCCAGGCGACACCGGCGTACGCCGACAACCTCCGGGACCGCCCGATGTCCGACCACATCCCCGACCCGGAGACGATCCCCCGACTCCTCGATGCCGTACGCCGGACCGCCGGCTCCGTGCCCGCGTTCCTCAAGGCGACGGGCTGGTCTGACGAGGACCTGGAGCAGCTGCGTCGTCGCCTCACCGACCCGGCTGGCTGA
- the thiE gene encoding thiamine phosphate synthase yields MTRAPLDLSLYLVTDTDQCGERGLVCTVRDAIAGGVTTVQLRDPDASDDELVALGLLVRQVLDGTGVPLIVNDRVHLVDAIGADGVHVGQDDIPVEEARSLLGPSAYVGLSVHTLAQLDLARQHTDAIDYIGVGPVWATTSKANHAATIGIDGLRDIVRASPWPCVAIGGITADRASRLRHTGASGVAVISAICAQADAGAAAQGLVHAWQQP; encoded by the coding sequence ATGACCCGCGCACCACTCGACCTGTCGCTCTATCTCGTGACCGACACGGACCAGTGCGGCGAGCGCGGTCTCGTCTGTACCGTCCGGGACGCGATCGCCGGCGGTGTGACGACGGTCCAGCTGCGCGATCCTGACGCCTCCGATGACGAGCTCGTCGCGCTCGGCCTCCTGGTGCGGCAGGTGCTGGACGGCACCGGCGTACCTCTGATCGTCAACGACCGCGTGCACCTGGTGGACGCCATCGGCGCGGACGGTGTGCACGTCGGTCAGGACGACATCCCGGTCGAGGAGGCGCGCTCGCTGCTCGGCCCCTCGGCATACGTCGGGCTGTCCGTGCACACGCTCGCGCAGCTCGATCTGGCACGCCAGCACACCGATGCGATCGACTACATCGGTGTCGGTCCGGTTTGGGCGACCACGAGCAAGGCGAATCACGCGGCCACGATCGGCATCGACGGGCTGCGTGACATCGTCCGCGCCAGCCCCTGGCCGTGCGTCGCGATCGGTGGCATCACTGCGGATCGGGCCAGCCGCCTGCGGCACACCGGTGCTTCGGGTGTGGCCGTCATCAGCGCGATCTGCGCTCAGGCCGACGCCGGTGCTGCGGCGCAAGGCCTGGTGCACGCGTGGCAGCAGCCATGA
- a CDS encoding CHAD domain-containing protein, producing MGSASTLLRHRLQREQRRLVRAEPGVRSGADPEDLHDFRVSVRRSRALIRSSRGAVRPSLQPLARELRWLARTTSPVRDLDVTIAQVQSRIPGLGPDRSAGPVLLAILDADLTSRRADLTNALSSDRYTELADHFRDKVASIRIVGTASWAEDASRTELARLRGTYGTLGREPTDHKLHDLRIAVKHARYSLDLVGDAHTKPLARALKSLQMQLGDHQDAVVCEELVRAAATPETLLAGRIIEHQHQRRAVVRAALPDAWDAVERAAPGVSFL from the coding sequence GTGGGATCGGCCAGCACCCTCCTCAGGCACCGGCTCCAGCGGGAGCAGCGGCGCCTGGTGCGTGCTGAGCCCGGCGTCAGATCCGGTGCCGATCCTGAGGATCTCCACGACTTTCGCGTGTCCGTACGCCGGTCGCGAGCCTTGATCCGCTCCTCTCGCGGAGCCGTCCGGCCGAGCCTTCAACCACTCGCACGCGAGCTGCGTTGGCTGGCGCGGACGACGTCGCCCGTGCGAGACCTTGACGTCACGATCGCCCAGGTGCAGTCCCGGATCCCGGGCCTCGGACCGGACCGGTCCGCGGGGCCGGTCCTCCTCGCGATCCTCGACGCCGACCTCACGAGCCGCCGAGCCGACCTGACCAACGCCCTCTCCAGCGACCGCTACACCGAGCTCGCTGACCACTTCCGCGACAAGGTGGCGTCGATCAGGATCGTGGGTACCGCGTCCTGGGCCGAGGACGCGAGCCGCACGGAGCTCGCCCGCCTGCGGGGGACGTACGGGACGCTCGGTCGCGAGCCGACCGACCACAAGCTGCACGATCTGCGGATCGCGGTGAAGCACGCCCGCTACTCGCTCGACCTGGTCGGCGACGCGCACACGAAACCCCTGGCGCGAGCGCTGAAGTCGTTGCAGATGCAGCTCGGCGACCACCAGGATGCCGTCGTGTGCGAGGAGCTCGTCCGCGCGGCAGCCACGCCCGAGACGCTGCTGGCCGGCCGCATCATCGAGCACCAGCACCAGCGACGTGCGGTCGTACGAGCTGCGTTGCCCGACGCGTGGGATGCGGTCGAACGGGCTGCGCCTGGCGTGAGCTTCCTCTAG
- the soxR gene encoding redox-sensitive transcriptional activator SoxR, which yields MISIDKHDVLPVGVVAHRSGFAPSALRYYESQGLITATRSSGGQRRYERGVLRRLAFIRAASNVGLSLEEIRVELDKLPDGRTPTRADWERISHHWRGRLDDQIRALQRLRDGLESCIGCGCLSLKSCAFTNPEDWAAEDERAPGAAFLPPLLRKPHVVR from the coding sequence GTGATCTCGATCGACAAGCACGATGTCCTCCCCGTGGGAGTAGTTGCTCATCGCAGCGGCTTCGCGCCGTCGGCCCTGCGCTACTACGAGAGCCAGGGCCTGATCACGGCCACGCGCAGCAGCGGTGGCCAGCGTCGCTACGAGCGGGGTGTGCTGCGCCGGCTCGCGTTCATTCGGGCGGCCAGCAACGTCGGGCTGTCGTTGGAGGAGATCCGCGTCGAGCTCGACAAGCTGCCCGATGGCCGTACGCCTACGCGCGCCGACTGGGAGCGCATCTCCCACCACTGGCGCGGCCGGCTGGACGACCAGATCCGCGCGCTGCAAAGGCTGCGCGACGGTCTTGAGAGCTGCATCGGCTGCGGCTGCCTGTCGCTGAAGAGCTGCGCCTTCACCAACCCGGAGGACTGGGCTGCAGAGGACGAGCGCGCCCCCGGCGCGGCATTCCTACCTCCGCTGCTCCGCAAGCCGCACGTCGTGCGCTGA
- a CDS encoding MerR family transcriptional regulator — translation MRIGDAADQLGVAAHVLRHWEDVGVLVPKRAASGHRVYDDELVARARLVQVCQRAGLSLKEIQRLGASDQSHRVDLIEQRRASIATDLAALSRADRFLEHVLECRHPLVSECPDCAGFAAP, via the coding sequence GTGCGGATCGGTGACGCGGCGGATCAGCTCGGCGTCGCCGCGCACGTCCTCCGTCACTGGGAGGACGTCGGAGTGCTGGTGCCGAAGCGCGCGGCGTCGGGGCATCGGGTGTACGACGACGAGCTCGTGGCGCGGGCGCGTCTCGTGCAGGTGTGTCAGCGAGCAGGCCTGTCACTGAAGGAGATTCAGCGCCTTGGCGCCAGTGACCAAAGCCATCGGGTGGACCTCATCGAGCAGAGGCGAGCCTCGATCGCCACCGACCTCGCCGCCCTGTCGCGCGCGGACCGCTTCCTCGAGCACGTCCTCGAGTGCCGCCACCCGCTGGTGTCGGAGTGCCCCGACTGCGCCGGGTTCGCCGCCCCCTGA
- a CDS encoding S-adenosylmethionine:tRNA ribosyltransferase-isomerase, with amino-acid sequence MTLLTDHPTTHFRAPDDTTAPAPAEARGVARDGVRLMVAGAHGIDHVRFRDLPDHLAPGDLVVVNNSATIAGEVDGWRAGHGPVVVHAATPLDDGTWVIELRTAPDAASPVLDGISGEHVEVGHLVLTLIAPYPYEGSSPTGSGNRLWRVAVDGDLHDVLARHGRAIAYGYLDHAYPLSAYQSVFSTVPGSAEMPSAGRPFTDSIITRLVAGGIGVAPITLHTGVSSQDAGEAPQTERFDVPEVTARLVNATRATGGRVIAVGTTVTRALESAVASDGRVVAARGWTDRVISPTDPARVVDGLITGWHNPEASHLLLVESIAGAELTQAAYDAAVDEGYLWHEFGDSALLLP; translated from the coding sequence ATGACTCTGCTCACCGACCATCCGACCACGCACTTCCGAGCGCCGGACGACACCACGGCGCCCGCGCCGGCGGAGGCGCGGGGAGTGGCGCGCGACGGCGTACGGCTCATGGTCGCTGGGGCGCACGGCATCGACCACGTACGCTTCCGCGACCTACCCGACCACCTCGCCCCCGGGGACCTGGTCGTCGTGAACAACTCGGCCACCATCGCCGGCGAGGTCGACGGCTGGCGTGCGGGGCACGGCCCCGTCGTCGTGCACGCCGCGACGCCACTCGACGACGGGACCTGGGTCATCGAGCTGCGCACCGCACCCGACGCCGCCTCGCCCGTGCTCGACGGCATCTCCGGCGAGCACGTCGAGGTCGGCCATCTCGTCCTGACGCTCATCGCGCCCTACCCGTACGAGGGCTCGTCGCCGACGGGCTCCGGCAACCGGCTCTGGCGGGTCGCCGTCGACGGGGACCTGCACGACGTCCTCGCCCGGCACGGACGCGCGATCGCGTACGGCTACCTCGACCATGCGTACCCGTTGTCCGCCTATCAGTCGGTCTTCAGCACCGTGCCCGGATCGGCTGAGATGCCTTCTGCCGGAAGGCCATTCACTGACTCGATCATCACGCGGTTGGTCGCCGGTGGCATCGGTGTCGCTCCGATCACGCTGCACACCGGCGTGTCCTCGCAGGACGCGGGGGAGGCACCGCAGACCGAACGCTTCGACGTGCCAGAGGTGACCGCTCGCCTCGTCAACGCCACGCGTGCGACCGGCGGCCGGGTCATCGCCGTCGGTACGACGGTCACGCGGGCCCTCGAGTCGGCCGTCGCCTCTGACGGTCGTGTGGTCGCGGCGCGTGGCTGGACCGACCGCGTCATCTCGCCGACCGACCCAGCGCGGGTGGTGGACGGGTTGATCACCGGGTGGCACAACCCGGAGGCCTCTCACCTGCTGCTCGTGGAGTCGATCGCGGGCGCGGAGCTGACGCAGGCGGCGTACGACGCGGCCGTGGACGAGGGCTATCTGTGGCACGAGTTCGGCGACTCGGCCCTCCTCCTCCCCTGA
- a CDS encoding MBL fold metallo-hydrolase: MTQTVRSPDLATYCAAAVGTARGLVRPRWPDHAYLESLHDAGLPNASATVTVRALRQASKTVPTPFVAEGVRRPRGLRIAMTAFVVEHPTATFVVDPSICVDVMDRAFNELPLMLRLGVRPPADLVDIGAALDDAGLVRSDLAFALPTHLHWDHVSGLLDLPGLPVRLHTPEREWAMTGPVAPVGGVRPALADRPIDEYVLDGPPVLTFPRSHDLMGDGSVVLVDLAGHTPGSVGVLLHTATEWVLIAGDAAWHLLQVEQIRQKMAYPGVLADEDRDETFRSLHRLHAIRDQVRVVPTHDHDAARALRPA; the protein is encoded by the coding sequence ATGACGCAGACCGTTCGTTCACCCGACCTGGCCACCTACTGCGCCGCGGCCGTCGGCACGGCCCGGGGCCTCGTACGACCTCGGTGGCCAGACCACGCGTACCTCGAGTCCCTGCACGACGCGGGTCTCCCCAACGCGAGCGCGACCGTCACAGTGCGGGCGCTGCGCCAGGCCTCGAAGACGGTGCCGACGCCGTTCGTCGCCGAGGGTGTACGCCGTCCGCGCGGTCTGCGCATCGCGATGACCGCGTTCGTGGTCGAGCATCCGACGGCGACATTCGTGGTGGATCCGAGCATCTGCGTTGATGTCATGGACCGGGCGTTCAACGAGCTCCCCCTGATGCTGCGGCTCGGCGTCCGACCGCCCGCCGACCTTGTCGACATCGGTGCTGCCTTGGATGACGCAGGGCTGGTCCGCAGCGATCTGGCGTTCGCGCTCCCGACGCACCTCCACTGGGATCACGTGAGTGGTCTGCTCGACCTGCCAGGCCTGCCCGTACGCCTGCACACACCGGAGCGGGAGTGGGCCATGACCGGGCCTGTCGCGCCTGTCGGGGGCGTACGCCCGGCGCTGGCTGACCGTCCGATCGATGAGTACGTCCTCGACGGGCCACCCGTGCTCACCTTCCCTCGCAGCCACGATCTGATGGGTGACGGGTCGGTCGTCCTGGTCGACCTCGCCGGGCACACCCCGGGCAGCGTCGGCGTCCTCCTGCACACGGCGACGGAGTGGGTGCTGATCGCGGGTGATGCTGCGTGGCACCTGCTCCAGGTCGAGCAGATCCGGCAGAAGATGGCCTATCCAGGCGTCCTGGCCGATGAGGACCGCGACGAGACCTTCCGCTCGTTGCACCGGCTGCACGCGATCCGCGACCAGGTGCGGGTCGTCCCCACGCACGACCACGATGCTGCGCGGGCCCTTCGGCCGGCCTGA